The Hymenobacter sp. 5317J-9 genome has a window encoding:
- a CDS encoding molybdopterin cofactor-binding domain-containing protein, with amino-acid sequence MNHLDPNRHVRGESQYLDDVPVQQGTLYAAVFESPLAHGVLRSLDFSAALTAPGVARVLTAADIPGENQIGGIVPDEPLLAEGHVHFRGQPVALVLARTEAQAHAALKLIKVEIDPLPIITDPRVAAGEGEFIVPPRTFKIGDSAAAWAACAHVFEGVAENGGQEHLYIETQGAYAFPTEMGGVRMISSTQGPTAVQRHTAVVLGLGMHQVEVDVTRLGGGFGGKEDQATPWGALAALGAFITKKPVKLVLDRMADMRMTGKRHPYSSDFKIGFDADLKIVAYEVTFFQNAGAAADLSPAVMERTLFHATNAYFVPNVTATAFSCRTNLPPNTAFRGFGGPQGMFVIESALAKAAEELGLPTHELQRRNLLREGDLFSYRQAAEMCHAEQAWDTAAREFDLPGMRAEVEQFNQTNKLKKKGFAVMPICFGISFTKTPMNQTRALVHIYSDGSVGISTGAVEMGQGVNTKIAQVAARTLGISIARIKIETTNTTRVANTSPSAASATADLNGKATEMACAALRKRLLEHASTEYTLNYEGLEIHDEQVLAAGVPADTNWEKLVSSAFWKRVALTENAHYATPDLHFDATVNQGHPFAYHVYGTALTSVTVDCLRGTYTVDALRIAHDFGQSFNEVIDRGQIEGGAVQGIGWMTMEEVAYNAEGRLLSNSLNSYKIPDIYAAPRVLDVHFLDTPGHPKAILRSKAVGEPPLMYGIGTYFALRDAVRAFQGHTALPFSAPMTPEKVLVSLYPEFVGASEAAAVARG; translated from the coding sequence ATGAACCACCTCGACCCCAACCGCCACGTGCGCGGCGAATCGCAGTACCTCGACGACGTGCCTGTGCAGCAGGGCACGCTCTACGCGGCCGTGTTCGAAAGCCCGCTGGCCCATGGCGTGCTCCGCAGCCTCGATTTCAGCGCGGCGCTGACGGCGCCTGGTGTGGCGCGAGTGCTCACGGCGGCTGATATTCCCGGCGAAAACCAGATTGGCGGCATCGTGCCCGATGAGCCGCTGCTGGCCGAGGGCCATGTGCATTTCCGGGGGCAGCCGGTGGCGCTGGTGCTGGCCCGCACCGAGGCGCAGGCCCACGCCGCCCTCAAGCTCATCAAGGTCGAAATCGACCCGCTGCCCATCATCACCGACCCGCGGGTGGCGGCGGGCGAGGGCGAGTTCATCGTACCGCCGCGCACCTTCAAAATCGGTGATTCGGCAGCGGCCTGGGCGGCTTGCGCGCACGTATTTGAGGGCGTGGCCGAGAACGGCGGGCAGGAGCATTTGTACATCGAAACGCAGGGCGCCTACGCCTTCCCTACTGAAATGGGCGGCGTGCGGATGATTTCCTCCACGCAGGGGCCGACGGCCGTGCAGCGCCACACGGCCGTGGTGCTGGGCCTGGGCATGCACCAGGTGGAAGTGGACGTGACGCGCCTCGGCGGCGGGTTCGGCGGCAAGGAAGACCAGGCCACGCCCTGGGGCGCGCTGGCTGCCCTGGGTGCCTTCATCACCAAGAAACCGGTGAAGCTGGTGCTCGACCGCATGGCCGACATGCGCATGACCGGCAAGCGCCACCCCTACTCGTCCGATTTCAAAATCGGCTTCGACGCCGACCTGAAAATCGTGGCCTACGAAGTCACGTTCTTCCAGAATGCGGGGGCCGCCGCCGACCTCTCGCCGGCCGTGATGGAGCGCACGCTCTTCCACGCCACCAACGCCTATTTCGTGCCCAACGTGACGGCTACGGCCTTTTCGTGCCGTACCAACCTGCCGCCCAACACGGCTTTCCGGGGCTTCGGCGGGCCGCAGGGCATGTTCGTGATAGAATCGGCCCTGGCCAAGGCGGCCGAGGAGCTGGGCCTGCCCACCCACGAGCTACAGCGGCGCAACCTGCTGCGCGAGGGCGACCTGTTCTCGTACCGGCAGGCGGCCGAAATGTGTCACGCCGAGCAGGCCTGGGACACGGCCGCCCGCGAGTTCGACCTGCCCGGCATGCGGGCCGAAGTCGAGCAGTTCAACCAAACCAATAAGCTGAAAAAGAAGGGCTTCGCGGTGATGCCCATCTGCTTCGGCATCTCGTTCACCAAAACACCCATGAACCAGACGCGGGCGCTGGTGCACATCTACTCCGACGGCTCGGTGGGCATCAGCACGGGCGCGGTGGAAATGGGCCAGGGCGTGAACACGAAAATCGCGCAGGTGGCGGCCCGCACGCTGGGCATCTCGATTGCGCGCATCAAAATTGAAACCACCAACACCACCCGCGTGGCCAATACCTCGCCCAGCGCCGCCAGCGCCACCGCCGACCTCAACGGCAAGGCCACCGAAATGGCCTGCGCCGCCCTGCGCAAGCGCCTGCTGGAACACGCCAGCACCGAGTACACGCTCAACTACGAGGGCCTCGAAATCCACGACGAGCAGGTGCTGGCGGCAGGAGTGCCCGCCGATACCAACTGGGAGAAGCTGGTGTCGTCGGCCTTCTGGAAGCGCGTGGCCCTCACCGAAAACGCCCACTACGCCACCCCCGACCTGCATTTCGACGCCACCGTGAACCAAGGCCACCCCTTCGCCTACCACGTGTACGGCACGGCCCTCACCAGCGTGACGGTGGACTGCCTGCGCGGCACCTACACCGTGGATGCCCTGCGCATTGCCCACGACTTCGGCCAGAGCTTCAATGAAGTCATCGACCGGGGCCAGATTGAGGGCGGCGCGGTGCAGGGCATCGGCTGGATGACCATGGAAGAAGTGGCCTACAACGCCGAGGGCCGCCTGCTCAGCAACTCGCTCAACAGCTACAAAATCCCCGACATTTACGCCGCCCCCCGGGTGCTGGACGTGCATTTCCTCGACACGCCGGGCCACCCCAAGGCCATCCTGCGCTCCAAGGCCGTGGGCGAGCCGCCGCTCATGTACGGCATCGGCACCTACTTCGCCCTGCGCGACGCAGTGCGGGCCTTCCAGGGCCACACCGCGCTGCCGTTTTCCGCGCCGATGACGCCGGAAAAGGTGCTGGTGAGCTTGTACCCGGAGTTTGTGGGGGCAAGCGAGGCTGCTGCAGTGGCGCGGGGTTAG
- a CDS encoding FAD binding domain-containing protein → MIEFYLNDQPVRTSEAPASALLDFVRYHEQLKGTKIGCREGDCGACTVLVGELSPDGQTVNYQSMTSCLTPLGNAHGKHIVTVEGINAAGSQLTPVQQAIVDEGGSQCGFCTVGFVMSLTGHSLSSAPATEQSTIAAIDGNICRCTGYKSLERAAARLTADLAARPTENALAWLSEKQFVPGYFADMPAKLAKLRPAATQAAEASAAASATDAPHAKGGSQVSTSPNGHAQNQNDQGHGTPAPFTHPLVGGGTDLLVQRLEELREQPGVRLVFDQPGRRGIRRETGGRVVLGAATTASQLLESELMRGLLPNLPQYLKLVSSTPIRNMGTVAGNFINGSPIGDLTIMFLALGASVTLLDAAGATRELALPDLYLGYKKLAKAADEQVTEISFPTPLPGDFFHFEKVSKRTHLDIASVNSAAWLRMENGLISAARVSAGGVGPVPLYLARTSEFLVGRELTAETLTAANEVMQAEISPISDVRGTADYKRLLLRQLLWAHFLQFAPELAVDELI, encoded by the coding sequence ATGATTGAATTCTATCTCAACGACCAGCCCGTTCGCACCAGCGAAGCCCCGGCCAGCGCCCTACTCGATTTCGTGCGCTACCATGAGCAGTTGAAGGGCACCAAAATCGGTTGCCGCGAGGGCGATTGCGGCGCCTGCACCGTGCTCGTGGGCGAGCTGAGCCCCGACGGCCAGACGGTGAACTACCAGAGCATGACCAGCTGCCTCACGCCGCTGGGCAACGCCCACGGCAAGCACATCGTGACGGTGGAGGGCATCAACGCGGCCGGCAGCCAGCTCACGCCCGTGCAGCAGGCCATCGTCGACGAGGGCGGCTCGCAGTGCGGCTTCTGCACGGTGGGCTTCGTGATGTCGCTGACCGGTCACAGCCTGAGCAGCGCGCCCGCCACCGAGCAAAGCACCATCGCAGCCATCGACGGCAACATCTGCCGCTGCACTGGCTACAAGAGCCTGGAGCGCGCCGCCGCCCGCCTCACCGCTGACCTGGCTGCCCGCCCCACTGAAAATGCGCTGGCCTGGCTGAGCGAGAAGCAGTTCGTGCCCGGCTACTTCGCCGACATGCCGGCCAAGCTCGCGAAGCTGCGCCCCGCCGCTACCCAAGCTGCTGAAGCTTCTGCCGCCGCATCTGCTACTGACGCGCCCCACGCAAAAGGTGGCAGCCAGGTGTCGACCTCGCCCAACGGCCACGCCCAAAACCAGAACGACCAGGGCCACGGCACGCCCGCGCCCTTCACGCACCCGCTCGTGGGCGGCGGCACTGATTTGCTGGTGCAGCGCCTCGAAGAGCTGCGCGAGCAGCCGGGCGTGCGCTTGGTGTTCGACCAGCCCGGCCGCCGCGGCATCCGCCGCGAAACCGGCGGGCGCGTGGTGCTGGGCGCCGCCACCACCGCCAGCCAGTTGCTCGAATCGGAGCTGATGCGCGGCCTGCTGCCCAACCTGCCGCAGTACCTGAAGCTGGTGAGCAGCACGCCCATCCGCAACATGGGCACGGTGGCCGGCAACTTCATCAACGGCTCGCCCATCGGCGACCTTACCATCATGTTCCTGGCCCTGGGCGCGTCCGTCACCCTGCTCGACGCGGCCGGCGCCACCCGCGAATTGGCCCTGCCCGACCTGTACCTGGGCTACAAAAAGCTGGCGAAAGCCGCCGACGAGCAGGTAACCGAAATCAGCTTCCCCACTCCCCTGCCCGGCGACTTCTTCCACTTCGAGAAAGTCTCCAAGCGCACCCACCTCGACATTGCCAGCGTGAACTCCGCCGCCTGGCTGCGCATGGAAAACGGCCTGATTTCGGCCGCCCGCGTCTCGGCCGGCGGCGTGGGCCCGGTGCCGCTGTACCTGGCCCGCACCAGCGAGTTCCTGGTGGGCCGCGAGTTGACGGCCGAAACCCTGACCGCCGCCAACGAGGTGATGCAGGCCGAAATCAGCCCGATTTCCGACGTGCGCGGCACCGCCGACTACAAGCGGCTTTTGCTGCGCCAGCTGCTGTGGGCGCACTTCCTGCAGTTTGCGCCGGAGCTGGCGGTGGATGAATTGATTTAA
- the uraH gene encoding hydroxyisourate hydrolase, whose amino-acid sequence MSQITTHILDTTKGRPAANVSTALLQQVGDNWQEIARGKTNADGRIPDLLAKEKQLELGVYKMKFYTQEYFAQDGTANFYPFVEIVFNVAENAHYHVPLLLNPFGYSTYRGS is encoded by the coding sequence ATGAGCCAGATAACCACCCACATTCTCGATACCACCAAGGGCAGGCCGGCGGCCAACGTCAGCACTGCGCTGCTGCAGCAAGTTGGCGACAATTGGCAGGAAATTGCGCGCGGCAAAACCAACGCCGACGGTCGTATTCCCGATTTATTGGCTAAGGAAAAACAGCTGGAATTGGGCGTGTATAAAATGAAATTTTACACCCAGGAATATTTCGCGCAGGACGGCACCGCCAATTTTTATCCCTTCGTGGAAATCGTGTTTAATGTGGCCGAAAACGCGCATTACCACGTGCCGCTGCTACTCAATCCGTTCGGCTATTCCACCTACCGCGGCTCGTGA
- a CDS encoding glycoside hydrolase family 3 N-terminal domain-containing protein, translated as MMTQKTLLLALGYLLTTTAHAQKNLYHKGWVDFNKNGRRDVYEDVTQPLEKRVDDLLARMTLDEKTCQMATLYGFGRVLKDEMPTPGWKNEVWKDGIANIDEELNGVRNTPKAASKYTYPFSQHAVGINNVQRWFVEETRLGIPVDFTNEGIHGLNHDRATPLPAPIGIGSSWDKALVRRAGETVGREAKALGYTNVYVPILDPARDPRWGRVVECYGEDPFLIAELGKQMVLGVQGQGVASTLKHFAVYSVPKGGRDGNARTDPHVAPRELHQMFLYPFRRVIQEAHPLGVMSSYNDWDGVPITGSHYFLTELLRQQYGFDGYVVSDSRAVEFISEKHHVAPDFLDGTRQAVEAGLNVWTNFYTPATYINNVRELVKTGRLAQATVDARVREVLRVKFRLGLFDQPYVPDPKQADKTVHTPADEAFALQANRESLVLLKNENARLPLQKSQLKNLLVVGPLADNPDPAISRYGPSNNPVTTVLKGLQAAAGPGLTVQYAKGCDVVCPGWPDTELVPTPLSAPEQQGIAEAVAKAQAADVIVAVLGEDDKTVGESLSRTSLDLPGRQQQLLEALHATGKPVVLVLINGQPLTINWAARQVPAILEAWFPGPSGGTAIAEALFGDYNPGGKLTMTFPKSTGQIEFNFPFKPASQADQPIGGDPNGGGKTATNGPLYPFGFGLSYTTFAYSSLQITPREAAPKAPIEIAVDVANTGPVKGDEVVQLYLRDKLSTVITYDSQLRGFERVSLAPGEKKTIHFTLRPDDLALLDRNMNWVVEPGEFEVLVGSSSTDIRAKQTFVSKAE; from the coding sequence ATGATGACCCAAAAAACCCTGCTGCTGGCTCTGGGCTACCTGCTTACCACCACGGCGCACGCCCAGAAAAACCTCTACCACAAAGGCTGGGTCGACTTCAACAAAAACGGCCGGCGCGATGTGTACGAGGACGTGACCCAGCCGCTGGAAAAGCGCGTGGACGACCTGCTGGCTCGGATGACCCTGGACGAAAAAACCTGCCAGATGGCCACGCTCTACGGGTTCGGGCGGGTGCTGAAAGACGAAATGCCCACGCCCGGCTGGAAAAATGAAGTGTGGAAAGACGGCATCGCTAACATCGACGAGGAGCTGAACGGCGTGCGCAACACCCCGAAAGCCGCCAGCAAATACACCTACCCGTTCAGCCAGCACGCCGTGGGTATCAACAACGTGCAGCGCTGGTTTGTGGAAGAAACGCGGCTGGGCATCCCCGTCGATTTCACCAACGAAGGCATCCACGGGCTGAACCACGACCGCGCCACGCCCTTGCCGGCCCCCATCGGCATCGGCAGCAGCTGGGACAAGGCGTTGGTGCGCCGCGCTGGCGAAACCGTGGGCCGCGAAGCCAAAGCCCTGGGCTACACCAACGTGTACGTGCCCATCCTCGACCCCGCCCGCGACCCGCGCTGGGGCCGCGTGGTGGAGTGCTACGGCGAAGACCCCTTCCTCATCGCGGAGCTGGGCAAGCAGATGGTCCTTGGCGTGCAGGGCCAAGGCGTGGCGTCCACGCTCAAGCACTTCGCCGTGTACAGCGTGCCCAAGGGCGGGCGCGACGGCAACGCCCGCACCGACCCGCACGTGGCGCCCCGCGAGCTGCACCAAATGTTCCTCTACCCGTTCCGGCGCGTCATTCAGGAGGCCCACCCGCTGGGCGTGATGAGCAGCTACAACGACTGGGACGGCGTGCCCATCACCGGCAGCCACTACTTCCTCACGGAGCTGCTGCGCCAGCAATACGGCTTCGATGGCTACGTGGTATCCGATAGCCGGGCGGTGGAATTCATCTCCGAAAAGCACCACGTCGCGCCCGATTTCCTCGACGGCACCCGCCAGGCCGTGGAGGCCGGCCTGAACGTGTGGACCAACTTCTACACGCCCGCCACCTACATCAACAATGTGCGCGAGCTGGTGAAAACCGGCCGCCTGGCCCAGGCCACCGTCGATGCGCGGGTGCGCGAGGTGCTGCGCGTGAAATTCCGCCTCGGCCTCTTCGACCAGCCCTACGTGCCCGACCCCAAGCAGGCCGACAAAACCGTGCACACGCCCGCCGACGAAGCCTTCGCCCTGCAAGCCAACCGCGAGTCACTGGTCCTGCTGAAAAACGAAAACGCCCGCCTGCCCCTGCAAAAAAGCCAGCTCAAAAACCTGCTCGTAGTGGGCCCGCTGGCCGATAATCCCGACCCCGCCATCAGCCGCTACGGCCCCTCCAACAACCCCGTCACCACCGTGCTCAAGGGCCTGCAAGCCGCCGCCGGCCCCGGCCTCACGGTGCAGTACGCCAAGGGCTGCGACGTGGTGTGCCCCGGCTGGCCCGATACCGAACTGGTGCCCACGCCCCTGAGCGCCCCCGAGCAGCAGGGCATCGCCGAAGCCGTGGCCAAAGCCCAGGCCGCCGACGTCATCGTGGCCGTGCTGGGCGAGGACGACAAAACCGTGGGCGAAAGCCTCTCGCGCACCTCGCTCGATTTGCCCGGCCGCCAGCAACAGCTGCTGGAGGCCCTGCACGCCACCGGCAAGCCCGTGGTGCTGGTGCTCATCAACGGCCAGCCGCTCACCATCAACTGGGCGGCGCGCCAGGTGCCGGCCATTCTAGAGGCGTGGTTCCCGGGCCCGTCAGGCGGCACGGCCATCGCCGAGGCGCTGTTTGGCGACTACAATCCCGGCGGCAAACTCACCATGACCTTCCCCAAAAGCACCGGCCAGATTGAGTTCAACTTCCCCTTCAAGCCCGCCTCCCAGGCCGACCAGCCCATCGGCGGCGACCCCAACGGCGGCGGCAAAACCGCCACCAACGGCCCCCTCTATCCCTTCGGCTTCGGCCTGAGCTACACCACCTTCGCCTATTCCAGCCTCCAGATAACGCCCCGCGAAGCCGCCCCCAAAGCCCCCATCGAAATTGCGGTGGACGTGGCCAACACCGGCCCGGTAAAAGGCGACGAAGTAGTCCAGCTCTACCTGCGCGACAAGCTCAGCACCGTCATCACCTACGACAGCCAGCTGCGCGGCTTCGAGCGCGTGAGCCTGGCCCCCGGCGAGAAGAAAACCATCCACTTCACCCTCCGCCCCGACGATTTGGCCCTGCTCGACCGCAACATGAACTGGGTAGTCGAGCCCGGCGAATTTGAAGTGCTGGTGGGCAGCTCCTCGACGGATATCCGGGCGAAGCAGACGTTTGTGAGCAAGGCGGAGTAG
- a CDS encoding amidohydrolase produces MKSLLTIGLVLFFAGRSWAQAPPPDVVLLGGKIFTADLAHPYAQALAVRGDKIVAVGSTAAISKLAGPRTRRIELRGRTVVPGFNDAHTHLPPGHPLGHFFDFPQASMIPGPSSAQVLDTLAALALRVPPGTWLEGEVGLLALQDPQLRRYDLDRVAPKHPVLLRTPWGHGSVVNSLALQRLGITDAAANPLGGTLERTPDGGAPTGLLSEYADWAPRRALHGQQPDSVWTRLLRGYGAAAVRFGITSVQSMADALPPDQTLRVVRAAALPIRQRIIPFPMTTAYGFNRREWAAVDTNPVPLARVEGVKYILDATPLDGGALMRHAYAGRPGWYGRLNLPPDTVRQVLRTALQTSQPLMLHVSGDSTASLVLRLMHELADDATWRAKRVRFEHGDGVGPELQPRAKALGVVIVQNPSHFINAAIDPQHGAPASLHGAFRSLLESGIPFALGSDGPMNPFLNIWFATTLADPKEALTREQAVRAYTAGAAYAEFQEQQKGTLAPGKLADLAVLSQDIFTVPPPALPATVSELTMVGGKVLYEVKSAAKVR; encoded by the coding sequence ATGAAATCGTTGCTCACCATTGGCTTGGTGCTGTTTTTTGCCGGACGCTCATGGGCCCAGGCGCCCCCGCCCGATGTAGTGCTGCTGGGGGGCAAAATATTCACCGCCGATTTGGCGCATCCCTACGCGCAGGCGCTGGCGGTGCGCGGCGATAAAATCGTGGCCGTGGGTAGCACGGCGGCCATCAGCAAACTCGCTGGTCCCCGCACGCGCCGCATCGAGCTGCGCGGCCGCACCGTGGTGCCGGGCTTCAACGACGCCCATACGCACCTGCCGCCGGGGCATCCGCTGGGCCACTTCTTCGACTTTCCGCAGGCGTCCATGATACCTGGCCCCAGCTCGGCCCAGGTGCTCGACACCCTGGCCGCGCTGGCCCTCCGCGTACCGCCTGGCACCTGGCTGGAGGGCGAAGTAGGGCTGCTGGCGCTGCAAGACCCACAGCTGCGCCGCTATGACCTCGACCGCGTGGCCCCCAAACACCCGGTGCTGCTGCGCACACCCTGGGGCCACGGCAGCGTGGTAAACAGCCTGGCTCTGCAGCGGTTGGGCATCACCGACGCTGCGGCCAATCCGCTGGGGGGAACCTTGGAGCGGACGCCCGACGGCGGCGCCCCCACCGGCCTGCTCAGCGAATACGCCGACTGGGCCCCGCGCCGCGCCCTGCACGGCCAGCAGCCCGATTCCGTCTGGACGCGCCTGCTGCGCGGCTATGGCGCGGCTGCCGTGCGCTTCGGCATCACCAGCGTGCAAAGCATGGCCGACGCGCTGCCGCCCGACCAAACCCTGCGCGTGGTGCGGGCCGCCGCATTGCCCATCCGCCAGCGCATCATTCCCTTTCCAATGACGACGGCCTACGGCTTCAATCGCCGCGAATGGGCCGCCGTGGATACGAACCCCGTGCCGCTGGCCCGCGTGGAAGGAGTGAAATACATTCTGGATGCCACGCCGCTGGATGGTGGTGCCCTGATGCGCCACGCCTATGCCGGCCGCCCCGGTTGGTACGGCCGCCTCAACTTGCCGCCCGATACCGTGCGCCAAGTACTACGCACCGCCCTGCAAACTTCCCAGCCGCTGATGCTGCACGTTTCCGGCGACAGCACCGCCAGCCTAGTCCTGCGCCTCATGCACGAGCTGGCCGACGATGCCACGTGGCGCGCGAAACGCGTGCGTTTTGAACACGGCGACGGCGTGGGCCCCGAACTGCAGCCCCGCGCCAAAGCCCTGGGCGTTGTCATTGTGCAAAATCCCTCACATTTCATCAACGCTGCCATCGACCCGCAGCACGGCGCACCGGCCAGCCTGCACGGCGCCTTCCGCTCGCTGCTGGAAAGCGGCATTCCCTTCGCCCTGGGTTCCGATGGCCCGATGAACCCCTTCCTCAACATCTGGTTTGCTACCACCCTGGCCGACCCCAAAGAAGCCCTCACCCGCGAACAGGCCGTACGGGCCTACACGGCCGGCGCGGCCTACGCCGAGTTTCAGGAGCAGCAAAAAGGCACCTTAGCGCCGGGCAAGCTGGCCGATTTGGCGGTGCTCTCGCAGGATATTTTCACGGTGCCGCCGCCCGCCTTGCCCGCCACGGTGAGCGAGCTGACGATGGTAGGCGGCAAGGTGTTATACGAGGTAAAGTCGGCTGCCAAAGTCCGCTGA
- a CDS encoding nucleoside deaminase — protein MEAPNPEFMREAIRLSIEKMQAGFGGPFGAVVVKDGQIIARGFNQVTTTHDPTCHAEVDAIRKACKELGTFQLDGCDLYTSCEPCPMCLGAIYWARPRRVFYGNTKADAAAIGFDDQFIYEELDRPMENRKLPMTQLLRDEALAGFRAWTELEGKTEY, from the coding sequence ATGGAAGCTCCCAACCCCGAATTCATGCGCGAAGCCATTCGCCTCTCCATCGAAAAAATGCAAGCCGGTTTTGGCGGCCCTTTTGGTGCCGTAGTGGTAAAAGATGGCCAAATCATTGCCCGCGGCTTCAACCAGGTCACCACCACCCACGACCCCACCTGCCACGCCGAAGTCGACGCCATCCGCAAAGCGTGTAAGGAGCTCGGCACCTTCCAGCTCGACGGCTGCGACCTCTACACCAGCTGCGAGCCCTGCCCGATGTGCCTCGGCGCCATCTACTGGGCCCGCCCGCGCCGGGTGTTCTACGGCAACACTAAGGCCGACGCGGCCGCCATTGGTTTCGACGACCAGTTCATCTACGAAGAGCTGGACCGTCCCATGGAAAACCGGAAACTGCCCATGACGCAGCTGTTGCGCGATGAGGCCCTGGCCGGTTTCCGCGCCTGGACGGAACTGGAAGGCAAAACGGAGTATTAG
- a CDS encoding aldolase/citrate lyase family protein has protein sequence MKLSLPESDKATLLDQLGEANIKFQQTYPGDRPDRQPVHTVYGGANLFKADTCVKMGEIALNNLLTYAPNFVELARALQFKNHEHLPHLEADVAALTAKLDAMSPEDRKQEPAWLAYSVYNKIVAKLKREAVEDFRVDFEDGFGNRPDAEEDETAVRAAKEVAKGMQQGTLSPFIGIRIKPFTEDLKQRGVRTLDIFLTTLLAETGGKLPDNFVVMLPKVTIPEQMTTMVRLFELLEKANGLAPGTLKMETMVEATQIIMDEEGRNPLMRIIRASEGRCIAAHFGTYDYTASCGITARYQTMAHPVCDFAHHMTKVALGGTGIFLSDGATNVMPIGPHRGDNLTFAQLRENRESVHNAWRQAYHHSTHSLINGFYQGWDLNPAQLPMRYAATYNFFLSSYDDAVFRLKTFVERAAISTLTGDIFDDAATGQGLLNFFLKALNCGAISEEEILATGLTLEEVQTRSFYRILQGRRAKA, from the coding sequence ATGAAACTCAGCTTACCCGAATCCGACAAAGCCACCCTGCTCGACCAGCTCGGCGAGGCCAATATTAAATTCCAGCAGACCTACCCCGGCGACCGGCCCGACCGCCAGCCCGTGCACACCGTGTACGGCGGCGCCAACCTCTTCAAGGCCGATACCTGCGTGAAAATGGGCGAAATCGCCCTCAACAACCTGCTCACTTACGCGCCCAACTTCGTGGAGTTGGCCCGCGCGCTACAGTTCAAAAACCACGAGCACCTGCCGCACCTCGAAGCCGATGTGGCTGCCCTCACGGCCAAGCTCGATGCCATGAGCCCCGAGGACCGCAAGCAGGAGCCCGCCTGGCTGGCTTATTCGGTCTACAATAAAATCGTGGCCAAGCTGAAGCGCGAAGCCGTGGAAGATTTCCGCGTCGATTTCGAAGACGGCTTCGGCAACCGGCCGGATGCCGAGGAGGACGAAACCGCCGTGCGCGCCGCCAAGGAAGTGGCCAAAGGCATGCAGCAGGGCACGCTCTCGCCGTTTATCGGCATCCGCATCAAGCCCTTCACTGAAGACCTCAAGCAGCGTGGCGTGCGCACGCTCGACATCTTCCTGACCACGCTGCTGGCCGAAACCGGCGGCAAGCTGCCCGACAACTTCGTGGTGATGCTGCCCAAAGTGACCATCCCCGAGCAGATGACCACCATGGTGCGCCTGTTTGAACTGCTGGAGAAGGCCAACGGCCTGGCCCCCGGCACGCTCAAGATGGAGACGATGGTGGAGGCCACGCAAATCATCATGGACGAGGAGGGGCGCAATCCGCTCATGCGCATCATCCGGGCCAGCGAGGGGCGCTGCATCGCGGCCCACTTCGGCACCTACGATTACACAGCCAGCTGCGGCATCACGGCCCGGTACCAGACCATGGCACACCCCGTGTGCGACTTCGCCCACCACATGACTAAGGTGGCGCTGGGCGGCACCGGCATCTTCCTCTCCGACGGCGCCACCAACGTGATGCCCATCGGCCCGCACCGCGGCGATAACCTGACCTTCGCCCAGCTGCGCGAAAACCGCGAGTCGGTGCACAACGCCTGGCGGCAAGCGTACCACCACAGCACGCACTCGCTCATCAACGGCTTCTACCAAGGCTGGGACCTGAACCCCGCGCAGCTGCCAATGCGCTATGCTGCCACCTACAACTTCTTCCTCAGCAGCTACGACGACGCGGTTTTCCGCCTGAAAACCTTCGTGGAGCGCGCCGCCATCAGCACCCTCACCGGCGACATTTTCGACGACGCCGCCACCGGCCAGGGCCTGCTCAACTTCTTCCTCAAAGCCCTGAACTGCGGCGCGATTTCGGAAGAGGAAATCCTGGCCACCGGCCTCACGCTGGAAGAGGTGCAGACCCGCTCGTTCTACCGCATCCTGCAAGGGCGGCGCGCGAAGGCGTAA
- a CDS encoding redoxin domain-containing protein, whose translation MPLLYLLLNYLTLLVSGPVPRATVYVFLADTCPISQAATLPLRELHAQYAGQGVRFVGVFPAADATPAALAAFAKTYQLPFPLQADPGHRLTKQLQARVTPEAVVLGSDGRTALYRGRLNDAYAALGQHRPVTRRHELADALADVVAGRPVAVPRTEPVGCFIE comes from the coding sequence ATGCCGCTGCTGTACTTGCTGCTCAATTATTTAACGTTGTTGGTTTCGGGGCCGGTGCCTCGGGCCACGGTCTACGTTTTTCTGGCCGATACCTGCCCCATTAGCCAAGCGGCCACGCTGCCCTTGCGCGAGCTGCACGCCCAATACGCGGGGCAGGGCGTGCGGTTTGTGGGCGTGTTTCCGGCGGCCGATGCCACGCCGGCCGCCCTGGCCGCCTTCGCCAAGACCTACCAGCTGCCTTTCCCGCTGCAGGCCGACCCCGGCCACCGGCTCACCAAGCAACTGCAGGCCCGCGTCACACCCGAAGCAGTAGTGCTGGGCTCTGATGGCCGCACCGCCCTCTACCGCGGCCGCCTGAACGACGCCTACGCCGCCCTGGGCCAGCACCGCCCCGTGACGCGTCGCCACGAGCTGGCCGATGCCCTGGCCGATGTGGTGGCCGGCCGGCCCGTGGCCGTGCCGCGCACCGAGCCGGTGGGCTGTTTTATTGAGTAA